A window from Mycolicibacterium tokaiense encodes these proteins:
- a CDS encoding GntR family transcriptional regulator, translating into MAYESAANRIAGQLRTEILHGEIAPGSRLSQLSIAERFGVSRIPVRDAIQLLSSEGLLHPTTKATAIVTGMSVPELQELYELREAIEPMATQIAVPNVGRADIMLMRKQMSLMESSNEAPIWLSANAEFHAAVYKRASRPRMIELVEQLRRLTDRYMYMHLEVIGRTEHLHAEHLGILQAVESGDAALAARLTREHLATSHDFILSYLLENPTATGADDVISFHDGSHSEPAPAARKLRGAQVKGTQS; encoded by the coding sequence ATGGCATACGAAAGCGCTGCAAACAGGATCGCCGGGCAACTGCGCACCGAGATCCTGCACGGCGAGATCGCTCCCGGCTCGCGGCTGTCGCAGCTGAGCATCGCCGAGCGGTTCGGGGTCAGCCGCATTCCCGTGCGGGACGCGATCCAGCTGCTGTCCAGCGAGGGCCTGCTGCACCCCACCACCAAGGCCACCGCGATCGTCACCGGCATGTCGGTCCCAGAACTACAGGAGCTCTACGAACTGCGTGAGGCGATCGAGCCGATGGCCACCCAGATCGCGGTGCCGAACGTCGGGCGGGCCGACATCATGTTGATGCGCAAGCAGATGTCGTTGATGGAATCCAGCAACGAAGCGCCGATCTGGTTGTCTGCCAACGCCGAATTCCATGCAGCCGTGTACAAGCGGGCCAGTCGCCCCCGGATGATCGAACTCGTCGAACAGCTGCGTCGCCTCACCGATCGCTACATGTACATGCACCTGGAGGTGATCGGCCGGACCGAGCACCTGCACGCCGAACACCTCGGCATCCTGCAGGCGGTGGAGAGCGGCGACGCCGCCCTGGCTGCGCGGCTGACCCGCGAGCACCTGGCCACCTCGCACGACTTCATCCTGTCGTACCTGCTCGAAAACCCGACTGCCACCGGAGCCGATGACGTCATCAGCTTCCACGACGGCAGTCACTCAGAACCCGCACCCGCGGCAAGGAAGCTGCGGGGCGCTCAAGTGAAGGGAACACAATCGTGA
- a CDS encoding ABC transporter permease: MTVTANTAAEAPGTAPNKGAVPARRSSGVARRIGLAFVGYAVLLAVWSLCSLVFFTEYVLPAPWTVAAEMWHLAADGTAFVQFGSSIVKIALGFAIGTVIGVPLGLLMGRVRYQKYFWQQPMLVLGNVPGLAFAVFALILFGIGAVGPIVVVAFVALPYVALNVAQGVEEVDRRLVDMSAVYGQGRGEIVKSVYLPSVMPFLFAALRYGFAMAWKVEALTEVFGGRSGIGFMIRQSYQEFSVAGVLAWTGFFVIFILLIERVFLAGLERRFFAWRGGR, from the coding sequence GTGACCGTCACCGCCAACACGGCCGCCGAGGCACCCGGCACCGCCCCCAACAAGGGGGCGGTGCCCGCCCGCCGGAGTTCCGGTGTGGCCCGGCGGATCGGGCTCGCCTTCGTCGGTTACGCAGTGCTGCTGGCGGTGTGGTCGTTGTGCTCGCTGGTCTTCTTCACCGAGTACGTGCTCCCCGCGCCCTGGACAGTCGCCGCCGAGATGTGGCATCTGGCCGCCGACGGCACCGCCTTCGTCCAATTCGGTTCCAGCATCGTCAAGATCGCACTCGGGTTCGCCATCGGCACCGTCATCGGCGTGCCCCTGGGCCTGCTGATGGGCCGGGTGCGCTACCAGAAATACTTCTGGCAGCAGCCCATGCTGGTGCTCGGGAATGTGCCGGGCCTGGCGTTCGCGGTGTTCGCCCTGATCCTCTTCGGCATCGGCGCGGTGGGTCCCATCGTGGTGGTGGCTTTCGTGGCCCTGCCCTACGTCGCCCTCAACGTCGCCCAGGGCGTCGAAGAGGTGGACCGCCGGCTGGTGGACATGAGCGCCGTCTACGGCCAGGGCCGTGGCGAGATCGTCAAGTCGGTGTACCTGCCGTCGGTGATGCCGTTCCTGTTCGCCGCCCTGCGTTACGGCTTCGCCATGGCCTGGAAGGTGGAGGCGCTGACCGAGGTCTTCGGCGGCCGCAGCGGCATCGGGTTCATGATCCGCCAGTCCTACCAAGAGTTTTCGGTTGCCGGCGTGCTGGCCTGGACCGGGTTCTTCGTGATCTTCATCCTGTTGATCGAGCGAGTGTTCCTGGCCGGCCTGGAGCGACGGTTCTTCGCATGGAGAGGGGGCCGCTGA
- a CDS encoding ABC transporter ATP-binding protein translates to MANVTVTNLLKVFGTPTGPQTVIDHLNFEIADQSFVSLVGPSGCGKTTLLNIIAGIEPASSGTVTIGAPGQQAKLAYVFQEPRLLPWRSIFDNLMYVQKVRDDAAKERVHQALTRVGLGHAEKKWPGQLSGGQQQRVGIARALSIEPDVLLMDEPFSHLDAITARGLREHLQELWAQTRKTVVFVTHDVKEAAELSDRILMLAPGGTIHEDIPVDLPRPRKASNEEVAVLESSILRRFEDLEASSRQRAATPATA, encoded by the coding sequence ATGGCCAACGTCACCGTCACCAACCTGCTCAAGGTGTTCGGCACCCCCACCGGACCGCAGACCGTCATCGACCATCTGAACTTCGAGATCGCGGATCAGTCCTTCGTGTCCCTGGTCGGGCCGTCCGGTTGCGGAAAGACCACGCTGCTCAACATCATCGCCGGCATCGAGCCCGCCAGCTCGGGCACTGTCACGATCGGAGCACCCGGTCAGCAGGCCAAGCTGGCCTACGTCTTCCAGGAGCCGCGGCTGCTGCCCTGGCGATCGATCTTCGACAACCTGATGTACGTCCAGAAGGTGCGCGACGACGCTGCCAAGGAACGTGTGCACCAGGCGCTCACGCGCGTCGGCCTCGGGCACGCCGAGAAGAAGTGGCCGGGGCAGCTCTCCGGCGGTCAGCAGCAACGGGTCGGCATCGCCCGCGCGCTGTCCATCGAGCCCGACGTGCTGCTGATGGACGAGCCGTTCAGCCACCTCGACGCGATCACTGCCCGCGGCCTGCGCGAGCACCTGCAGGAGCTGTGGGCGCAGACCCGCAAGACGGTCGTCTTCGTCACCCACGACGTCAAGGAAGCCGCCGAACTGTCCGACCGCATCCTGATGCTCGCCCCCGGCGGGACCATCCACGAGGACATCCCCGTAGACCTGCCCCGTCCGCGCAAGGCCTCCAATGAGGAAGTGGCCGTGCTGGAATCGTCGATCCTGCGCCGGTTCGAAGACCTCGAAGCCAGCTCACGCCAGCGCGCCGCAACCCCTGCCACTGCCTGA
- a CDS encoding LLM class F420-dependent oxidoreductase, with translation MRTGIFLSYSGGFREAAEQVVEFEKLGVDIALVAEAYSYDAISQLGYLAAKTSTIELGSGVVPIYTRTPTLLAMTAAGLDYVSDGRFRLGIGTSGPQVMEGFHGVPFDAPMGRTREVVEICRQVWRREKVNYAGKHYQVPLPADRGTGLGKPLRLINHPLRESIPITIAALGPKNVELTAEIADGWQPVFFLPEKADDVWGESLRAGAAKRDAALGPLDVMVSASLAIGDNVEERLAWAKPQLALYIGGMGARGQNFYHKLATRYGYGAEADHIQDLFLAGRKEEAINAVPDELVRNVSLVGPASFVKERLAAFADAGVTTMLVHPLATDEREGVGFVEQLVNLTS, from the coding sequence ATGCGCACTGGCATCTTTCTGAGCTACTCGGGCGGCTTCCGCGAGGCCGCCGAGCAGGTGGTCGAATTCGAGAAGCTCGGCGTCGACATCGCCTTGGTCGCCGAGGCCTACTCCTACGACGCCATCAGCCAGCTCGGCTATCTGGCGGCCAAGACCTCGACGATCGAGCTCGGCAGCGGCGTGGTGCCGATCTACACCCGCACCCCCACTCTGCTGGCGATGACAGCCGCCGGCCTGGACTACGTTTCCGACGGCCGGTTCCGCCTCGGCATCGGCACCTCCGGGCCGCAGGTGATGGAGGGCTTCCACGGTGTGCCCTTCGACGCGCCGATGGGCCGCACCCGCGAGGTGGTGGAGATCTGCCGACAGGTGTGGCGCCGCGAGAAGGTGAACTACGCAGGAAAGCACTACCAGGTGCCCTTGCCCGCCGACCGGGGCACCGGCCTGGGCAAGCCGCTGCGGTTGATCAATCACCCTCTGCGCGAGAGCATTCCGATCACCATCGCCGCGCTGGGGCCGAAGAACGTGGAGCTGACCGCCGAGATCGCCGACGGCTGGCAGCCGGTGTTCTTCCTGCCCGAGAAGGCCGACGACGTGTGGGGCGAGTCGCTGCGCGCCGGTGCGGCCAAGCGGGATGCCGCACTGGGCCCGCTGGATGTGATGGTCTCGGCCAGCCTGGCGATCGGCGACAATGTTGAAGAGCGATTGGCCTGGGCCAAGCCACAATTGGCGCTCTACATCGGCGGGATGGGAGCCCGCGGCCAGAATTTCTACCACAAGCTGGCCACCCGCTACGGCTACGGCGCCGAGGCCGACCACATCCAGGACCTCTTCCTGGCCGGCCGCAAGGAGGAAGCCATCAATGCGGTGCCAGATGAGTTGGTGCGCAACGTCTCTCTGGTGGGACCCGCTTCCTTTGTCAAGGAGCGCCTGGCAGCCTTCGCCGACGCGGGCGTGACCACCATGCTGGTGCACCCGCTGGCCACCGATGAGCGCGAGGGCGTCGGCTTCGTCGAACAGTTGGTCAACCTCACCTCCTGA
- a CDS encoding aldehyde dehydrogenase: MSELAMSSIATQNDDQVHGLLIDGEHRAGRGDVLELVNPATAQVFARCHSASIEDTDDAVRSARQAFDSGVWAQMPIHQRSRILNRFGDLLERDMHKLYRLETVNNGRPITETKAQITRLPEWYRYNAALLLAGRDSVVPMSGQYHSYTSRFPLGVVATLSSFNHPLMIASKSVAPALATGNSVVLKPSEQTPLTALLIGELALEAGIPPGVFNVIPGLGPVTGAGLSEHPLVDKVVFTGGTEVGRIISVATASRFAKSTVELGGKTPVLVFDDVPVEVSSRGAAFGGFVGAGQTCIAGTRILVQDTVYDDFVAALVAQAERIRIGDPSQAATQLGPVISERARQRILNYVDIGVSEGATLATGGEPVTVAGLDGYFIAPTVLSNVTNQMRVAREEIFGPVLVVIPFTDEADAISIANDSPYGLGSSIWTRDVARAHRVASKLEQGIVWVNDHHRLDPCSPWGGVRESGHGREGGTESFDDFTHVRAVTVRTAPDDVDWYGGIALERLN, translated from the coding sequence ATGTCTGAACTCGCTATGAGCTCGATCGCCACCCAGAACGACGATCAGGTGCACGGGCTGCTGATCGACGGGGAACACCGCGCAGGCCGCGGTGATGTCCTCGAGTTGGTCAACCCCGCCACGGCTCAGGTGTTCGCGCGGTGTCACAGCGCCAGCATCGAAGACACCGATGACGCCGTGCGCTCGGCGCGGCAGGCTTTCGACTCCGGGGTGTGGGCGCAGATGCCTATCCACCAGCGCTCGCGGATCCTCAACCGCTTCGGCGATCTGCTCGAACGCGACATGCACAAGCTCTACCGCCTGGAGACCGTCAACAACGGCAGACCGATCACCGAGACCAAGGCGCAGATCACCCGGCTGCCGGAGTGGTACCGCTACAACGCCGCGCTGCTGCTGGCCGGCCGCGACTCGGTGGTCCCGATGTCGGGGCAGTACCACTCCTACACCTCGCGGTTCCCCCTCGGTGTGGTGGCCACCCTGTCCTCGTTCAACCACCCCCTGATGATTGCCTCCAAGAGCGTGGCGCCGGCGTTGGCGACCGGTAACAGTGTGGTGCTCAAGCCGTCTGAGCAGACCCCGCTGACCGCTCTGCTGATCGGTGAGTTGGCGCTGGAGGCCGGCATCCCGCCTGGGGTGTTCAACGTCATCCCCGGTCTGGGTCCGGTGACCGGCGCGGGCCTGTCGGAGCATCCCCTGGTGGACAAGGTGGTGTTCACCGGTGGTACGGAGGTGGGCCGGATCATCTCGGTGGCCACGGCGTCGCGATTTGCGAAGTCGACGGTGGAATTGGGCGGCAAGACCCCGGTGCTGGTGTTCGACGATGTGCCGGTCGAGGTGTCCTCCCGCGGGGCCGCGTTCGGCGGGTTCGTCGGCGCCGGGCAGACCTGCATCGCCGGCACCCGGATCCTGGTGCAGGACACCGTGTACGACGATTTCGTGGCCGCCCTGGTCGCCCAGGCCGAACGGATCCGGATCGGCGACCCCAGCCAGGCCGCCACTCAACTGGGCCCGGTGATCTCTGAGCGGGCCCGCCAACGCATCCTCAACTACGTCGACATCGGGGTCTCCGAAGGCGCCACGCTGGCCACCGGCGGCGAGCCCGTCACCGTGGCAGGCCTCGACGGATACTTCATCGCCCCCACCGTGTTGTCGAACGTCACCAACCAGATGCGGGTGGCCCGCGAGGAGATCTTCGGCCCCGTCCTGGTGGTCATCCCGTTCACCGACGAGGCCGACGCCATCAGCATCGCCAACGACTCCCCCTATGGCCTCGGATCCTCGATCTGGACCCGCGACGTCGCGCGCGCGCACCGGGTGGCTTCCAAGCTCGAACAGGGCATCGTCTGGGTCAACGACCACCACCGCCTCGATCCTTGCTCCCCCTGGGGCGGGGTGCGCGAAAGCGGCCACGGCCGCGAAGGCGGCACCGAATCCTTCGACGACTTCACCCACGTCCGGGCGGTCACGGTGCGCACCGCACCCGATGACGTGGACTGGTATGGCGGCATCGCACTGGAAAGGCTGAACTGA
- a CDS encoding DUF222 domain-containing protein translates to MFAGLPDCAARSQMTDVQLDDAITTYTALAATVAAHRLLFIAEKTSRTYTDDYDTVEDTEAAWKSAAAEISLASDTSHGRASNDMEIGMALATRLPKVAELLLGGQISEYIARRIVHRTTNIIDPDVLATVEAYIAEAATTWGALSVKKLDNAIDVWVNRYDPAAVRQVRVRVRDRGVEILETKDGVTEVLLRLTGADAALYWQRITAMAKGVCTDDPRTLDQRRADAHGALGAGFFHLACQCGNPDCPAADDDGRASHVVVHIYTEAATVAAQPDPLMDGDTPLPPDPSQPHSDITLVYPDGTRVPLDGEPEPAREQESTDAVTGDTADHQGGSSPQCRPTPDSEVPGVEQDSSTEVENPAEVEADNAVPAPCVPNPPPGILVGFGAMPAPLIAALIARGATVRHLTAPATNPEQRYRPSTALQEWTTARDLTCRFPNCDRPAQFCEWDHTTPWPAGKTHASGGKMYCKLHHFGKTFWAGWTDSQAPDGTITITTPTGQTYTSKPASRLYFPTINTTSAPITTPPPTPTPPGKINHIPTYRKRNHARQRAYRINAERKLNDGRAAEATRPPPF, encoded by the coding sequence ATGTTCGCAGGGTTGCCCGATTGCGCAGCGCGGTCGCAGATGACCGACGTGCAACTCGACGATGCGATCACCACCTACACCGCCCTGGCCGCCACCGTCGCCGCCCACCGGCTGCTGTTCATCGCCGAGAAGACCAGCCGCACCTACACCGACGACTACGACACCGTCGAGGACACCGAAGCCGCCTGGAAGTCCGCCGCCGCCGAGATCTCGTTGGCCAGCGACACCAGCCACGGCCGCGCCTCCAACGACATGGAAATCGGGATGGCGTTGGCGACTCGGTTGCCGAAGGTCGCTGAGTTGTTGTTGGGCGGGCAGATCTCGGAATACATCGCCCGGCGCATCGTGCACCGCACCACCAACATCATCGACCCCGACGTACTGGCCACCGTGGAGGCTTACATCGCTGAGGCGGCCACCACCTGGGGTGCCCTATCGGTCAAGAAACTCGATAACGCCATCGACGTCTGGGTGAATCGGTACGACCCGGCCGCGGTGCGCCAGGTCCGGGTGCGGGTCCGCGACCGCGGTGTGGAGATCCTGGAAACCAAAGACGGGGTCACCGAGGTCCTGCTGCGCCTCACCGGTGCCGATGCCGCGTTGTATTGGCAGCGGATCACCGCGATGGCCAAAGGGGTCTGCACAGACGACCCCCGGACGTTGGATCAGCGCCGCGCTGATGCCCACGGGGCGCTGGGAGCGGGGTTCTTCCACCTGGCGTGCCAGTGCGGGAACCCGGACTGCCCCGCCGCCGACGATGATGGCCGCGCCTCGCACGTGGTGGTGCACATCTACACCGAAGCCGCGACTGTGGCGGCGCAGCCCGATCCGTTGATGGATGGCGACACTCCGCTGCCGCCCGACCCCAGCCAGCCGCACAGCGACATCACCCTGGTCTACCCCGACGGCACCCGCGTCCCCCTCGACGGCGAACCCGAACCCGCCCGCGAGCAGGAGAGCACCGATGCCGTCACCGGCGATACCGCCGATCACCAAGGCGGTTCGTCCCCCCAGTGCCGGCCTACCCCAGACAGCGAAGTCCCGGGTGTGGAACAAGATTCATCCACTGAGGTCGAAAACCCTGCGGAGGTCGAGGCCGACAATGCCGTGCCAGCACCCTGCGTGCCCAATCCGCCCCCGGGCATCCTGGTGGGTTTCGGCGCGATGCCGGCGCCGCTGATCGCCGCACTCATCGCCCGCGGCGCGACGGTCCGCCACCTCACCGCGCCGGCGACAAATCCCGAACAGCGGTACCGCCCGTCAACAGCCCTTCAGGAGTGGACCACCGCCCGCGACCTGACGTGCCGGTTCCCGAACTGCGACCGCCCGGCCCAGTTCTGCGAATGGGACCACACCACCCCGTGGCCGGCCGGCAAAACCCATGCCTCCGGCGGCAAGATGTATTGCAAGCTGCATCATTTCGGCAAAACCTTCTGGGCCGGGTGGACCGACAGCCAAGCCCCCGACGGCACCATCACCATCACCACCCCCACCGGACAGACCTACACCAGCAAGCCCGCCAGCCGCCTGTACTTCCCCACCATCAACACCACCAGCGCCCCGATCACCACCCCGCCGCCGACACCCACCCCGCCCGGCAAGATCAACCACATCCCCACATACCGAAAACGCAACCACGCCCGACAACGCGCCTACCGCATCAACGCCGAGCGCAAACTCAATGACGGCCGCGCGGCCGAAGCCACCCGGCCGCCACCGTTTTAG
- a CDS encoding ABC transporter substrate-binding protein — protein MNGLGRRLTAVLIAATTTVAMSGCVSRPDSGEASGDGGTIRFTFAPDPVWDYITDQGILAEMEQESGIKIDASSTWDEFGVFAGGHADIVSSASYEVPVIEKETGRDTIVIGKYNMDRSVIIARADNPATTLADLKGQDISAFTAVSATLVWGAYAKKLHDVDFRSGGGDYNIIVSDPQQQADLVEKGEVAACVCLPEFAAPGLRSGELKVLYDGKASSDMYSELVVQGHEGPMINVFLAGSEWAEQNPEQVEFFLDVWQRGLSEWEANNASIIETYPQHFAVEAPEDIAFVQNYVDDHDWFVRDIRFDQSWADNESQVFPLLKETGFMEQDQALPKFRPSESGGAS, from the coding sequence GTGAACGGTCTGGGACGCCGACTGACGGCGGTACTGATAGCCGCCACGACCACGGTCGCCATGTCCGGGTGTGTCTCGCGGCCCGACTCGGGTGAAGCCAGCGGTGACGGCGGCACCATCCGCTTCACCTTTGCACCCGATCCGGTCTGGGACTACATCACCGATCAGGGCATCCTCGCCGAGATGGAGCAGGAGTCGGGCATCAAGATCGACGCCTCCTCCACCTGGGACGAATTCGGCGTGTTCGCCGGCGGTCACGCCGACATCGTGTCCTCGGCCTCCTACGAGGTGCCGGTGATCGAGAAGGAAACCGGGCGCGACACCATCGTCATCGGCAAGTACAACATGGACCGCAGCGTCATCATCGCCCGCGCCGACAATCCCGCCACCACCCTGGCCGATCTCAAGGGCCAGGACATCTCGGCCTTCACCGCGGTCTCGGCCACACTGGTCTGGGGCGCCTACGCCAAAAAGCTGCACGACGTCGACTTCCGTTCCGGCGGAGGCGATTACAACATCATCGTCTCCGATCCCCAGCAGCAGGCCGACCTGGTGGAAAAGGGCGAAGTGGCGGCGTGTGTCTGCCTGCCCGAGTTCGCCGCACCCGGTCTGCGCAGCGGTGAGCTCAAGGTGCTCTACGACGGCAAGGCCTCCTCGGACATGTACTCCGAACTGGTGGTGCAAGGTCACGAGGGCCCGATGATCAACGTGTTCCTGGCCGGCTCCGAATGGGCCGAGCAGAACCCGGAGCAGGTCGAGTTCTTCCTCGACGTCTGGCAGCGTGGCCTGTCCGAATGGGAAGCCAACAACGCCAGCATCATCGAGACCTACCCGCAGCACTTCGCAGTCGAAGCGCCCGAGGACATTGCCTTCGTGCAGAACTACGTCGACGACCACGACTGGTTCGTCCGCGACATCCGCTTCGACCAGAGCTGGGCCGACAACGAATCCCAGGTGTTCCCCCTGCTCAAGGAAACCGGCTTCATGGAGCAGGACCAGGCACTGCCGAAGTTCCGGCCGTCTGAATCCGGCGGCGCATCGTGA
- a CDS encoding ABC transporter permease has protein sequence MSAPVTDRPTTARRSAAPGWLTGPFGASVAAAAVFLVFWQLVGMVSDRIPGPAPVVEAAMSEIERGEFFFNFIVSMQRFAIGMVISIVLGIAIGIAIGYFRTFDNLFGDVNLVGLAIPAVIWALLCAMWFGFADTAPIVTVILSAVPFVVVNVAAGARSIPPALLDMSQSYDVPASRRLRHAVLPAVTGYVVAGIRFGVMSGWNGLLLSEWFGSADGVGHRARYWYDANQLPGFVAWIAFFILFMVITDRVLLERLSRRAFRWRDGESTPGEPTAAAA, from the coding sequence ATGAGCGCACCCGTGACAGACCGTCCCACCACGGCCCGCCGCTCGGCGGCACCGGGCTGGCTCACCGGCCCGTTCGGCGCCAGCGTCGCCGCGGCCGCCGTGTTCCTGGTGTTCTGGCAGCTGGTCGGCATGGTCAGCGACCGCATTCCCGGACCGGCCCCCGTGGTCGAGGCGGCGATGAGCGAGATCGAGCGCGGCGAGTTCTTCTTCAACTTCATCGTCAGCATGCAGCGATTTGCCATCGGCATGGTGATCTCCATCGTGCTCGGCATCGCCATCGGTATCGCGATCGGCTACTTCCGCACGTTCGACAACCTGTTCGGCGACGTCAACCTGGTGGGCCTGGCCATCCCGGCGGTGATCTGGGCGCTGTTGTGTGCCATGTGGTTCGGCTTTGCCGACACCGCACCCATCGTCACCGTGATCCTGTCCGCCGTGCCCTTCGTGGTGGTCAACGTCGCCGCCGGGGCCCGGTCCATTCCCCCTGCGCTGCTGGACATGTCGCAGTCCTACGATGTGCCGGCGTCCCGGCGGCTACGCCACGCCGTCCTGCCGGCCGTTACCGGCTACGTCGTCGCGGGCATCCGCTTCGGTGTCATGTCCGGCTGGAACGGTCTGCTGCTCTCGGAGTGGTTCGGCTCCGCCGACGGCGTGGGACACCGGGCCCGCTACTGGTATGACGCCAACCAGCTGCCCGGCTTCGTCGCCTGGATCGCCTTCTTCATCCTGTTCATGGTGATCACCGACCGGGTGCTGCTCGAGCGCCTCTCGCGGCGCGCATTCCGTTGGCGTGACGGCGAATCCACGCCCGGAGAACCCACCGCGGCCGCCGCGTAA
- a CDS encoding IS110 family transposase: MPRVAVEDYDVPLLSLEGLVSQDNEEDVVVNSSALSRGDRRRNSRLSRLRELVPVGNAVLGIDLADTKQVVVLTDLDSQVVARKRVKAKAWELGLVLDWAQRTATAKGFAGVTVGCEPTGHRWRVVEQLAVQRDVPFVCVNPMLVGKARETEDYTRDKSDDKDAVVIARLVAQLHCYVPERAEETWARLRQLGARRERLLVEATACVHQLRDLLECAWPGVLDAAADPFGSSNWCAALSVVLKRCDGHPERLSRWTLARFESVVVKELPRWGGLRRRRAIIEAVFTALVDPNGVWAQRRGALERAGWVLQDWQATTQRVAQVEARMVEVLDELDLTDLVTSIPGLSAVGAAAILAETGDPTRFDSPRALVKHAGLCPRENTSGNFCGRSQISRRGRPRLRLAAWRAAWGALHHNPVMSARYRYLTTRDDNPLTDGQARAAIAAALLRWLHVVTTRRIAWDPRVAGAEVMPVAA; this comes from the coding sequence ATGCCGCGTGTTGCAGTCGAAGATTACGACGTCCCCCTGTTGTCGTTAGAGGGCTTGGTGTCCCAAGACAACGAGGAGGACGTCGTGGTCAACAGTAGTGCTTTATCCCGTGGAGATCGACGCCGTAATAGCAGATTGTCCCGGTTGCGGGAGCTGGTGCCTGTCGGCAATGCCGTACTGGGTATCGATCTGGCTGATACGAAGCAGGTGGTGGTGCTGACTGACCTGGATTCTCAGGTCGTTGCGCGTAAACGAGTGAAGGCCAAAGCTTGGGAGCTTGGGCTGGTATTGGACTGGGCGCAGCGGACTGCCACCGCCAAGGGTTTCGCTGGTGTGACAGTCGGCTGCGAGCCAACCGGTCATCGGTGGCGTGTGGTCGAACAGCTTGCCGTTCAACGTGATGTGCCGTTTGTCTGCGTCAATCCAATGCTGGTCGGAAAGGCGCGGGAAACAGAGGATTACACCCGCGACAAGAGTGATGACAAAGATGCGGTGGTGATCGCCCGGTTGGTGGCGCAGCTGCACTGCTACGTTCCTGAACGGGCCGAGGAGACCTGGGCGCGGCTGCGCCAACTCGGCGCTCGGCGCGAGCGCCTGCTGGTGGAGGCCACCGCCTGTGTGCATCAACTACGTGATTTGCTTGAGTGTGCGTGGCCAGGAGTGCTCGATGCCGCTGCGGACCCGTTCGGTTCGTCGAACTGGTGTGCGGCGTTGTCAGTGGTTTTGAAACGCTGCGACGGCCATCCGGAACGGCTGAGCCGTTGGACCTTGGCGCGGTTTGAATCAGTTGTGGTCAAAGAACTTCCGCGGTGGGGCGGGCTGCGACGTCGCCGCGCCATCATCGAAGCGGTGTTCACCGCATTGGTCGATCCCAACGGAGTATGGGCGCAACGACGCGGCGCCCTGGAACGTGCCGGCTGGGTGCTGCAGGATTGGCAGGCCACGACCCAGCGTGTGGCGCAGGTAGAAGCGCGGATGGTCGAGGTCCTTGATGAGCTGGATCTCACCGATCTGGTCACCAGCATCCCTGGGCTGTCGGCGGTTGGTGCCGCAGCGATTCTCGCCGAAACCGGTGACCCCACCCGTTTCGACAGCCCCCGCGCCTTGGTCAAACATGCCGGGCTGTGCCCACGTGAGAACACCAGCGGCAACTTCTGCGGCCGATCACAGATCTCTCGCCGGGGCCGGCCCCGGCTGCGACTGGCCGCCTGGCGAGCGGCCTGGGGAGCTCTGCACCACAACCCGGTGATGTCCGCCCGCTACCGATATCTGACTACCCGCGACGATAATCCGCTCACCGATGGTCAAGCACGCGCGGCGATCGCTGCGGCACTTCTGAGGTGGCTGCATGTCGTGACGACCCGCAGAATTGCCTGGGATCCACGCGTCGCCGGTGCCGAGGTGATGCCCGTTGCTGCCTGA
- a CDS encoding enoyl-CoA hydratase/isomerase family protein, which yields MTMTHSTVAGLDFHRDGAVLTVRLDSADGNLMTMDMCDALAAVLTDPPEGVHVLVLSGAGEQFCMGRERTAATPDDLPNEVRRLVAVNEALASTPLVTVARVHGDAAGFGVGLAALCDVAVATRAAKLSFPEVRINLAPALVLAWLPHMVGRRAAFWLAASGAPVSGDEAVRIGLLNEVVDDADALDAAVTGKVEALLAAQPRVHTDIRTMLRSVQSLSEGQRNELASDRLVLGSLRRLHS from the coding sequence ATGACCATGACCCACTCCACCGTCGCCGGTCTCGACTTCCACCGCGACGGCGCAGTTCTCACTGTTAGGTTGGACAGCGCCGACGGCAACCTCATGACGATGGACATGTGCGACGCCCTGGCGGCGGTACTGACCGATCCCCCGGAGGGGGTGCACGTCCTGGTGCTGTCCGGGGCTGGCGAGCAGTTCTGCATGGGCCGCGAGCGCACCGCTGCCACCCCGGATGATCTGCCGAACGAGGTCCGCAGGCTGGTCGCGGTCAACGAGGCGCTGGCGTCCACCCCGCTGGTGACCGTGGCGCGCGTGCACGGTGACGCGGCCGGGTTCGGTGTGGGGTTGGCAGCGCTGTGTGATGTGGCCGTCGCGACCCGCGCAGCGAAGCTGAGCTTCCCCGAGGTCCGGATCAATCTGGCTCCGGCGCTGGTGCTGGCGTGGCTGCCGCACATGGTCGGCCGACGGGCTGCCTTCTGGCTGGCCGCCAGTGGCGCACCGGTGTCCGGTGACGAGGCGGTGCGCATCGGGTTGCTGAACGAGGTGGTTGATGACGCCGATGCGCTCGATGCTGCCGTGACCGGCAAGGTCGAGGCGCTGCTGGCTGCTCAGCCGCGGGTGCACACCGACATTCGGACGATGCTGCGTTCGGTGCAGTCGCTGTCCGAGGGACAGCGCAACGAGCTGGCCAGCGACCGCTTGGTTTTGGGGTCGCTGCGCAGGCTGCATAGCTGA